A window of the Montipora foliosa isolate CH-2021 unplaced genomic scaffold, ASM3666993v2 scaffold_174, whole genome shotgun sequence genome harbors these coding sequences:
- the LOC137986267 gene encoding hemagglutinin/amebocyte aggregation factor-like — translation MKGNKLAFFLLLVLVFEILFFTATEANPWWSSGRRRRRRCSSSSPAGVAWVNGWQQYFSVKCGNSYSIRTWRSIHRNCKEDRIHYFQCSYGPMSYQEKHCSHTANYANDYDGKLSFKCPHNGFIAGVRSTYSGHHKDRKFSFRCCHKDGYCAHTCKLTPTLNNWDQEINYIVPWGYYLVGAHSSHHNSYEDRKWEFEICKFTKSKHCKGK, via the exons ATGAAAGGAAACAAACTTGCTTTCTTTTTGCTGCTAGTGCTTGTATTTGAGATTCTGTTTTTTACAGCTACTGAAGCTAACCCCTGGTGGTCTAGTGGACGTCGACGTCGACGTCGATGCAGCTCGTCTAGCCCTGCAGGCGTTGCATGGGTCAACGGGTGGCAACAGTATTTCAGTGTCAAGTGTGGAAACA GTTACTCTATAAGAACCTGGCGCAGCATCCACCGAAACTGCAAGGAAGATCGCATCCATTACTTTCAATGCTCGTACGGTCCGATGAGCTACCAAGAGAAACACTGTTCTCACACAGCAAACTACGCAAACGACTATGATGGAAAGCTGTCGTTCAAATGCCCTCACAATGGCTTTATCGCTGGAGTTAGAAGCACCTACAGTGGCCATCACAAAGATCGCAA GTTTTCATTTCGCTGTTGTCATAAGGATGGTTACTGTGCACATACCTGCAAACTCACGCCCACGCTGAACAACTGGGATCAGGAAATCAACTACATTGTTCCTTGGGGCTATTACCTGGTGGGAGCTCACAGCTCACATCATAATTCCTATGA GGACCGGAAATGGGAGTTTGAGATCTGCAAATTTACCAAAAGTAAGCACTGCAAGGGAAAATGA